In the Anaerostipes caccae L1-92 genome, GGAATCGGGACAAAAAAGACCGTTCTCAGCAGCCACCTCTTCTTTTAGGTACCTTGTCGTAATCTGTCCGGGCACCAGTCCGATTACCGGCACTTTTCCTTTTGTGTGCAGTTTCAGCTGTTCCTCAGTGAACGGTTTCAGATTCACTGTGTGCATCATTCCCCTGTAATCCGATTCATGTTCCGCCCTGTCTTTCAGCAGACGCCCGGACGGGATACCCTTTTTGTACACTTCGAGCACTTTCATATTCTCCAAAGAATCTAAGACTGCGATATCTGCATCAAATCCCTTTTCCAGGCATCCGACGCCGGCAAGACCATATGTCTGCGCCGTATTCCAAGTGCCCATGGCCACTGCTTCCTCCGGCTTAAGTCCCAGCCGGATGCTTTTCTTTATATTATAGCTGATATGACCTTCGTGCTCGATCGTATCCAGATGTTTATCATCTGTACAGAAAAGAAATCCTTCCGTGTCCAGGCCTTTCTTCACGATTCCTGAAACGATTGCCTCCACATTTCTTGCCGCACTTCCTTCCCGGATGAGAATTTTCATTCCGGCTCTCCGCTTTTCTTCTGCCTCTTCAAAGGAGGTACACTCATGGTCCGTCATGACCCCTGCCTGTATATATCGATGCAAGTCGGTTCCCGAGAGTCCGGGAGCATGACCGTCGATCACTTTTCCCCTGCAGAGAGCGATCTTATCCATAATCTCCTTTCTCCCTGCAAGAACATCCGGATAACACATAACCTCACCTAGGCCGAGCACTCTTGGATGTTCGATCCACGCCTCCATATCTTTAGACGTGAAATCCGCCCCATTAGTTTCAAATGGTGTGGAAGGAATGGAAGACGGCAGCATCACATAGACGGAAACCGGCAGATCCTCTGATACATCCAGAAGATATTTCATAGCTTCATTTCCCCTGACATTGACCATCTCATGGGGATCAGCGATTACTGTCGTAGTCCCGTGGGGCAGCACTGCCTCTGCAAACGCGGCCGGTGATGCCATGCTGGACTCAATATGGACATGGGCATCGATGAATCCCGGACAGAGCACCTTTCCGCTGCAGTCCACTTCTCTTTCTCCGTCAAGTCCGCCGATCTCCGCGATCACTCCCCCTGACACAGCCAGATCTGCCCTGTAACTTGTCTTTGCCTTTACATCTACGATGGTTCCGTTTTTAAACACAAGGTCGTATGACATTATTGTATCCTCTTATCTGGCCTGTTCTCTCAGCATATCGGCTTTGTCCAGGCGTTCCCACGGCAGATCCAGATCATTTCTTCCGAAATGACCATAATTTGATGTCTGACGGTAGATCGGTCTTCTCAGATCCAGCATCCTGATGATGCCTGCCGGTCTTAAATCAAAGTTTTTCCTGATCAGTTCCACAAGGTCTTCGCTGGATATTTTCCCGGTGCCGAACGTATCCACATTGATGGATGTCGGATGTGCAACACCAATCGCGTAGGACAGCTGAATCTCACATTTATCAGCCAGTCCGGAAGCTACGATATTCTTTGCCACATAACGCGCAGCGTATGCAGCCGAACGGTCTACCTTGGTACAGTCCTTGCCTGAAAAAGCTCCGCCGCCGTGCCGTGCATATCCGCCGTAGGTATCCACAATAATTTTTCTTCCCGTGAGTCCCGCATCACCCTGCGGTCCCCCGATGACAAAACGTCCTGTGGGATTGATGAAAAATTTTGTTTGATCATCCACCATTTCTTTCGGCAGAACCTTATCAAAGATCTCTCTCTTCACATCTTCGTGAATCTGCTCCTGATCCACTTCCGGATCGTGCTGTGCAGACAGAACTACAGCTTCCAGACGGAAAGGCTTGCCGTTTTCATCATATTCCACGCTGACCTGCGTCTTGCCGTCCGGTCTCAGATAAGGAAGAACCCCATCCTTACGCACCTGCGTAAGTCTCTTGGACAGCTTATGAGCAAGAGAAATCGGATACGGCATATACTCATCCGTCTCATTTGTGGCATAGCCAAACATCATGCCCTGGTCACCTGCGCCAATCGCATCCAGTTCCTCATCAGACATATCAGATTCCTTTGCCTCCAGGGCCTTGTCCACACCAAGGGCAATATCTTTGGACTGCTCATCAATGGCCGTAATGACACCGCAGGTGCTCGCGTCAAATCCATATTTGGCTCTCGTATATCCGATATCCGTCAAAGTCTGCCTTACGATTTTCTGGATATCCACATAGGCATTGGTTGTGATCTCGCCCATGACCATAACGAGTCCTGTTGTGGTACAAGTCTCACATGCTACCCTGCTCATCGGGTCTTGTTTTAACAGTTCATCTAAAATAGCATCTGAAATCTGGTCACAGACTTTGTCCGGATGTCCTTCAGTTACGGATTCTGATGTAAATAATATTTTTTCCATTATGTGCTCCTTTCGCTCTGCTGTACAGCAACTATATATATCGAAAAAGGCCCGAACTGATCGGACCTGCTTCAATCTAAAATCATAAATTCGGCATGATATTTACATTCCTGCTGCGGATGACTTCCACTTCCTTCACCTGCCCTGCGGCAACTTTAGATACGCGGACTGCCCCGCCCGGAAAATAATAACAATGCCCGCACTTTACTTCTTCATTTTCCAAATCAATGCCCTTAAGTACTGCTTCTCCTATGGACTCTCCTTTGTATTCCTCCGGAATGTTCACATGGACCAGCTCATTTACTTTGGCAATCTTCTGGTTCGGCAGAAATACTGTCTTGTCAATGTCCTCAAAACGGTCCAGAAAATACTTTCTTATAATGAAGAGGACCGCGATTGAAAAAATACAGAGCAGATTTTCTACCGGACTGGTATGCTGCGCGATCATCTGTCTTGCAATCGCAAACATCAGTACTTCTACCAGTGTCGACGCAGTATGCCTGCAAAGCATCTTAATGAACTCCACGCAGATCACAAGATTAAATGCATTGAGTACAAACTGATAGACAGCATCGGAATCCGGATTAGATGATAAAATAGCGATCAGATCTTTGATCATCCAGATCCCGCCGCCGATAACGGCTATGGCAATCAGCGCAGATAAATAAAACTCTATCCACTTGGATATTTTAAAAACTTCATTCTTCAGGTATTGTCGCACCGGCAATTCCCCCTTAATATCTATACAATACGCAGCTTAAATCTCGCGATTTCTTTCTCACTGTTCACCAGCTGAATATCTCCGCCAAGATTCTGAATTTTCTTTTCAAAGCCTTCATAGCCCCGGTAGATATATCCGATATCGCTGACTGTAGTATAACCGTCGGCCGCAAGGCCTGCAATGACCAGCGCCGCCCCTGCACGAAGGTCAGGTGCTGAGACATCTGCCCCGGTAAACAATTTGACTCCGGTAATGATGGCTGTTCTGCCGTCTACCTGAATACGGGCACCCATCTTTGTCAGTTCATCCACATACCGGAAACGGTTTTCAAAAATGCTCTCTGAAACGATGCTTGTTCCGTTGGACAGAGCCAGTGACACTGCCATCTGAGGCTGCATAT is a window encoding:
- the ade gene encoding adenine deaminase; the encoded protein is MSYDLVFKNGTIVDVKAKTSYRADLAVSGGVIAEIGGLDGEREVDCSGKVLCPGFIDAHVHIESSMASPAAFAEAVLPHGTTTVIADPHEMVNVRGNEAMKYLLDVSEDLPVSVYVMLPSSIPSTPFETNGADFTSKDMEAWIEHPRVLGLGEVMCYPDVLAGRKEIMDKIALCRGKVIDGHAPGLSGTDLHRYIQAGVMTDHECTSFEEAEEKRRAGMKILIREGSAARNVEAIVSGIVKKGLDTEGFLFCTDDKHLDTIEHEGHISYNIKKSIRLGLKPEEAVAMGTWNTAQTYGLAGVGCLEKGFDADIAVLDSLENMKVLEVYKKGIPSGRLLKDRAEHESDYRGMMHTVNLKPFTEEQLKLHTKGKVPVIGLVPGQITTRYLKEEVAAENGLFCPDSTYSKLCVFERHRGTGNIKAAPLKGYGITNGAVATSVAHDSHNIIAAGDNDRDIMKAVEMIQEMQGGYALVQDGKDVGRLPLPIAGLMSTQPAKEIQRRLDAMVQRAREMGVSEDCDPFTTLSFMALPVIPELRLTDKGLVDVKNFQMIKEKGE
- the metK gene encoding methionine adenosyltransferase yields the protein MEKILFTSESVTEGHPDKVCDQISDAILDELLKQDPMSRVACETCTTTGLVMVMGEITTNAYVDIQKIVRQTLTDIGYTRAKYGFDASTCGVITAIDEQSKDIALGVDKALEAKESDMSDEELDAIGAGDQGMMFGYATNETDEYMPYPISLAHKLSKRLTQVRKDGVLPYLRPDGKTQVSVEYDENGKPFRLEAVVLSAQHDPEVDQEQIHEDVKREIFDKVLPKEMVDDQTKFFINPTGRFVIGGPQGDAGLTGRKIIVDTYGGYARHGGGAFSGKDCTKVDRSAAYAARYVAKNIVASGLADKCEIQLSYAIGVAHPTSINVDTFGTGKISSEDLVELIRKNFDLRPAGIIRMLDLRRPIYRQTSNYGHFGRNDLDLPWERLDKADMLREQAR